GTCAACGTTTCCTGATGCTCGACCAGAACACGGTCCAGACGCGCCCATTCTCGGTTCTGCAGCCTTTTTTTCGGATGGCCTGTAGTGCGCCGGGCCAGTTGCATTCGCCCGGCTTCACTCAATTGCCGCGCATAGTCCACGGCTTGTGCTGCTTCAAGTGCCGAACCGATTTGTGCACGCACTGCTTGGGTACCTGCTTCAATAAAGGTTTGAGCTAATGCCGTCAACTCCGTTGGCGCCAGTTTTTTACGCAAGCTTTTCGCCAACCTTTCAATCATGCGATCTATTGAAGGAGTTTCCATCATTAACCAGTTGGTTTTCAGTTTGCAGATTTAGTAAAGCACTGCCACTAATCCGGCCCGCAGCGGCAATTAGCGCACGGCCCCGCTCCAGCAAAAGAGCCCGCCGGGGCTGAGCTCGTACCAGTCGTCGTTGCCGCTCACGGCTTCGCCCACCACGCGGCCCTGCACCGCCAGCACCGCCCCGGCCGGCACCTGCCGGGCCACCGGCGCGCGTCGAAACGGTTCGCCCTGCCGGATGTTGACCAGGCCCTGGGCGGCTACGCTGCTGGGCAGCGGCGGCAAGCCGGGCAGCGTCCCGCCAATGCTCTGAAAGATGGCCGTGACGTCGGCCAACAGCTGCGGAAACGTGCGGCGGCTATGCGACAAGCCCGCCACCGGGTCGAACTTTCGGCCGGGGTCGAGAAAGCAATGGCCGGTGATGTCGCGCCGCGGGTCGAGCTGAAAATGGACGCAGAGGTAGGCCAGCAGCCACACGTAGCGCCGGTAGGCTTCGTCGGCATTGATGGCCCCGCCGTAGCAATACTCCACCCCAATGGCCGCATCGTTGGAGTTACAGCCGTAGAGGATGTTGTCTTCGCGCCGGTCGTACAGCACATGCCAGGCTTTTTCGGGCGGGGCCGTGAGGGCCGGCACGCACTCCAGAATCTGGTGGTCGTCGACGAATAAATGGGCCGAAGCGGGTGGCTTAATCAGGTAGGTGTCGCGGTAGTAGCGCACATTGCCGGCAGCCGTCGAGCCCGGATTACCGGTGTCGTGGGCCACCAGAAAGCGCGCCCGCAACGGGTCGGGGCCGGGAGCCGTGAGGGCGAAGCCACGACGGCGGGTGCCTAAGGGCAGGTAAGCGGGCAAAATGTCAAATTCGCGGTCGGGGTACTGTTTCATAACTCATCGTAAAAAATGGAGCAGCAACAGGTTTAGCCCATGGCCAGGCTGGCATCGGGGGCGCCGCCTAGGGTGCCGACGGGGGGTTGGGCTTCGTTGTCGTCGCCCTCGTCGTCGCGGCGGGTGGGGGTGCCATCGGGTAGCACCGTCGGCGCGGGTGCGGCAGGCGCCGGGGAAGCGCCCGGGGCCAGGCCGCCGTTAGCAGACGTGCCAGAGGAGCTGGCGCTGGCAGGAGTCACGTTCACGATGGTGGTGGCTCCGCCCGAACCCGCCAACGTGCGCTGCACCACCGGTCCCGCACCCACCGGTGCCCCCGGAACGCCGGCCACCTCTTTGGCCGCAGCTGCGTCGGGCGACGCAGGTTTGCTTTCCTGGTATTTGCCAAACAAAAACCCGGTCGTGCTGATGGAAATCAACCCCAGCAGGCCCTCGTCCAGGGGGGGTATGTTCCACAGCCGCCACACGTGCCGCACGAAGTACAGCCCCACCAGTAAGTTGAACAGCAGGAATTGGATGCGCGCGATGCTAAAGCGGTT
This DNA window, taken from Hymenobacter sp. 5317J-9, encodes the following:
- a CDS encoding peptidoglycan recognition family protein, encoding MKQYPDREFDILPAYLPLGTRRRGFALTAPGPDPLRARFLVAHDTGNPGSTAAGNVRYYRDTYLIKPPASAHLFVDDHQILECVPALTAPPEKAWHVLYDRREDNILYGCNSNDAAIGVEYCYGGAINADEAYRRYVWLLAYLCVHFQLDPRRDITGHCFLDPGRKFDPVAGLSHSRRTFPQLLADVTAIFQSIGGTLPGLPPLPSSVAAQGLVNIRQGEPFRRAPVARQVPAGAVLAVQGRVVGEAVSGNDDWYELSPGGLFCWSGAVR